Genomic DNA from Oreochromis aureus strain Israel breed Guangdong linkage group 2, ZZ_aureus, whole genome shotgun sequence:
GAAGTCAGATAAGATGATTTTATCTGTCTTGTTCATGCTCTGCTGCTCCTGCCATCTcctatttaattcaattcaatttaattcaattttatttatatagcaccaaatcacaacaacagtcgcctcagacatttatgtgtctgacaacaaagtgcttcacaaaaacatgtcgcacacacacacacacacacacacacacacacacaacacacacacaacactcaCGTCACAAACTGAGTGTCAAACTGCGTCTCCATCCAGGCTGGAAGGGAAACCTGTGCGAGCGCTCTCTGGCTTCCTGCATGTCGCTCTTTGTCCTGCTCCCCTGCACCGCGCTCGCCGTGTACTACCTTCTGCTGCAGACTTTCGTCCTGCGCCTCGAGTTCCTGCTCAACACCGTGCTGCTCTGCTTCTACGGCCTCGAGTTCCTGCTCGGGCTCATCTCCATATCCGCCTTCTCCAGGTGATGGCGTCCTCATGTGGGTTTTTTGGGTCGGTACAAATCTTAGTCGTTTCCTTAAATACTAAAGTTCATACTTTACGTCTTCTTCCGCAGGGCCAAAGTGTACTGAGGAGCAAACGCCACAGGACGAGTCAGCAGAGGTTTCTGTACACACTGTAAATATCTGCCATGTTTGATCAAGTTTTTTACCTTCACGAAAATGTTTCTGTAAATAAACGTTCTGATTTCTACGTCACAATGAATtaatctccagtgtttccttttaaaagtttttcaaTCAGAATGAAGTTTAAACTGAagtatcttttatatacagtctataaaCTATTAGCCTTTACAACAAAGGTTTAGTTAGCCAGCTGGTATCTTCATCACGCTCCACCGACACACCGATCCTCTGGTCCTTGTGCTCCCTCTGGATCTCCCGCACCTCCTCCGTCAGCTGCAGCTCCGTCTCACCACCTCCGCAGCTCCCGGTGGCCGCGTGGATGTCCGCGTGAACTGTCTGCAACAGGAAGTCGAAGCATTTCTCAGCTTCTTACTGAGATGCTCATGAATGTGTTAAGTAAAACACGCCATCTGGGCGACCTTTAAAGCTAATTTACCATTTTATACTCTTCAAGTCTTTTCGATTTATTTTACACAGttaaaacagaagctgaccAATAATGCCTTAAAGACGGGAACACTTCATTCCAGTTtcagaagagaagaaaagctgacaggtgtgttttgttgtgttaactaattattgtggaGGAACCACAGTGAATTTGTGGTCATTAAAATGATAAACACCAGAATGATACATGACACAGCACTCTCACCTACATAAGCTCCATTTACAGGATATAAGTCCTGGTGTGCTCTTTAGAGCAGTGCAATAATAAAAGGTGGGAAAAAACAAAGGCATCTTATCAGTCTGTTCAAGTTGTTAAGATATTGTTTGTCTATGAATTAAAACGCACCTCTAACCCAAATCTAAGAAGTTTAAatgcagtaaaaatataaaaatgagcaAAGAAGAATTCAAAAAGTTGAAAACAGATGAACTGAACTCTCGCACAGGTCTGCTGAGGTCAGCCACACATCAGCTACCTCACAGAAGTTGAGGTGTCCGTGAATGAAGTGATCAACTAAGGAAGAGCCGTCACAGATCGATCGAATTCTCAGATCAGACCGAGGAGGAGCAGGTGATGCAGCACGGAGGTGATGTGTTACTGGGATTAAAGCCTGAGATTAGCTGCACTGTGACATTTCAGCGCTTGTTATCGTGTTCGAGTTCAAAGAAGGAAAAATGGCTCCACAGGAGGGAATTCAAAGCGAGGCAGATGGAAAATAAATGACCTCTACTTCATTTCTAATTTGCAGGatttttgttaatgttttttacacattttaggtattttcatacatttttttatgCACATACACTCCGCacataattattaaaaataacttttcatACAGCATTAATCATCAGTTAatcgtttaggttttttttgtttttgcctcaAAACCATGAAagtatgttttttaaatttttcacatattcatttatttatttattttggtaaattgtattaattaaaaaatgttttgggattatttaacagtattttacagacctttgattattttttccaaattttacagacattttatttattttaattctttttacacattaaTATGTGAGATTTTTAATTCTAACTTATATTACCATTATGACATATGGTATTCAGAGTTCAagcttttattaatattttagaggtatctctttttaaatttacatttatttccctttcttacattatttttagttttattcattttttcccaGAAAATTCTTTCTGTTgatcatttttaatgaattttatacaatttattaatatttttttctctgtgtaatGCGGTGCAGTAATAAAGCCTTCAGAGGGCGGCAGGGCTCTCCTCTATGAAACACCTCCACCCTCTCTCTACCAGCGTACGGAAGACGTCAaagcagggccaacacacaccGGAGCATCCTGCCTACTGCAATCTTCAAAGATGCTACTGAGGCTGTGCAGAGCTGGAGCATTCTGGGTGTTGGGTGTTGTAGTTTTTTCTTGTAGTTTTTAACTTTACTGTTATTTCAGTAaagaagaaacttaaagaaagagctaaacatattatttaaaacaactcacattatagactgtatataaaagatgggagTAGCCCTCATGACATCACCCATggtggtttttattttataataaagTCCAGCTTGTCcttaaaggaaagaaagagagtaTTTTGGACGTTTATGTCCATACTTGATTATGGCAATGTGATTTATAtgcaggggtgcacataagtggtccgcaggtgtgcATTcgctatcaaaataaaaaatgcgcaccagataagaagttgcaacgcgcgtttgcgtacatataaaaggcactgtttttgtccgctacagtgggattttcacggcatattctgcaacAAATCtcgtgcgttcatcatttgtttgaagccagctcacctcctgcaaccacttttccgagaatacgcgcttcttttgcggtttggactccttctgacatttctttggaggtggagtaattgcttaaaggagcttgcttcttcaacatctttaagagttctaaataaatgtctgtcctcctccagaaaatcttatgtacgcaaacgtgCGTTGCAACTTTTTATCTGGTgcgtgtcttttattttgacagtgaatGCGCACCTACGGACCACTTATATGCACCCCTCTTTGCCCCTGCATGCATCATGTGAATGATTACATGTGCAGGATCCTGTCTGTCATGGAGCACCGAGATCCATTATAAATTCTAAAGCTCTTATTCACCACTGTATGTTGTATGCAAGGGTTAGCTGGTCTGCTCTGTCATGTCGTAGACTCCACCACTGGTATTTTCTTATCTGTAAGGCTATTCTAGGTTTGCTCCCATCTTATTTACAGACATAAATTAATCAAAAAATCTGGGGAGTCATTGTCATTGGTACCAAGAGTTATTCCTTAAATCTGTCTCAAAGGTTCACACCGAATTTGGAAAAAGATCATTCGAATCTGCTGCTCCATCCTCCTGCAATCAGCTGCAGAATAAACTAAAACTGAACAAACTGATGTCAATGAATTGAAGGCAATTTTAAACCACTTGAATGGAGTCAATTCAGACACCAAAATGTTTTgcctttcttttgtttctgaTATTAGACAAATACTTTTGGTATATATTCTTTATTAATGCTGACATTTATAAgtcttggtttattttttactcTTTCACTGTACTTACGGTTTATGGATTTGTATGTTTATGTGCTATTAATGTATGCAACTTATGATCGTACTGCTGTCCTTCTTGACCAGGACACTCttgtaaatggtaaaatggcctgcatttgtatagcgctttactcagtccctaaggaccccaaagcactttacactacattcagtcattcacacactggcaatggcaagctacattgtagccacagccaccctggggcgcactgacagaggcgaggctgccggacactggcaccaccgggccctctgaccaccaccagtaggcaaacatggggttagtatcttgcccaaggatatttggcatgcagccaggaggcagcctggaatcgaaccaccgaccttctgattagtggccgacctgctctgccacctgagctacagccaccccgaaTGAGTTTTTTTATCTTGagagtttatttttttcctggttaaataaatgttaataaaaataataactggtcagatgatgtcattaaaaatgctccaaaagacTCCAAAAGTACGAAAACGGTCCCAGAACTCCAGTTAGCTGAGGTTGCCTCATATGTAGGTTAATATCCTTCACTCTCATCATGTCACCTGTAAGCTGTCAGTTTAACTCCTGATTCACCCACGTTTCACTTTCCATCGACATTTCAAGGCCTTCCTGTATGGACAACACTGCAGGAGGATATTTCAGGTTTTGCGTCCCATTTAAACCTCCTTGCTGTGTTATGCTTTTACTTCATTTTTCCCAATTAGCAACATATCtcacaaacactgaaaatcTCTGTCGTTAAGCTGTGTCTTATTAAGATTTCGTCACGTTTTGCTTCCCGAGTGAGACCTGAAACCTTTTAATGAAAACTAACAGACGCTTTTAGGTGTGTTTGAGCTGCAGGttaacagaaaatgtaaaaaggtGAATCTTACGACGTCCGTTTGGTGGAAAGTTTCTCTGCAGGCTGACGGCTGCTTAGATGAAGCTGCAGTTATGAAGACGAGGTCGGTGCTCAACAAAGTGGCACAATTTAATTTGTGTGGCAGAACTGCACGGCTGCGATAGACTCGGTAATGAAACCTCTCAGCTTTAAGTTCTGTCTGCTTTATATTCACAAAGAGAAACGAGCGAGGCAGCCATCGTGGAGACATGCAAATACACTGATCTCTCTAATACGAGCGGCGCCCAATTGGACGGCGACTTTGACAAGCAGAACAAATGCCCTGCGAGCACAAACATGTGCAGGTCAGGAGGAGCGGCGCTGATGGCCGAGGCAGAATTCAACTTTCTTTATCCTCTTTTCAACGCTGGCAGTCACATTCTGC
This window encodes:
- the tmem216 gene encoding transmembrane protein 216, translating into MAPGSQPILSSAPLQVLFYLNSWYFAAFYLAEVLMFIYKGVLLPYPSDNLVLDVVLLLLFLALEILRIFYGWKGNLCERSLASCMSLFVLLPCTALAVYYLLLQTFVLRLEFLLNTVLLCFYGLEFLLGLISISAFSRAKVY